The DNA window TGCTGCTGACGGGGGAGCCCTTCGGCGCCGAGCGAGCGGCCGAGGTCGGACTGGTCAACCGGCTCACCGATGAGGGCGGCGCGCTCGACGGTGCGCTCGAACTGGCCGCGACGATCGCGGCGAACGGCCCACTCGCCGTCGCGGCGACCAAGCAGATCGCCCGGTCCAGCGCCGACTGGACGCTGGCGGAGGGCTGGGCACGGCAGGTCGAGATCACCGCGCCGGTATTCGCTTCGGCCGACGCCAAGGAGGGCGCCACCGCCTTCGCCGAAAAGCGGCCGCCGGTCTGGACGGGGCGATAGCCGGCGGGTGATTCACCGGCGTTTGTCCGCGGTGACCGAAAACTCTTTGACCAAATCAATTCGATGAGGAGCTGATCCAATGCACAAACCGATGGCGGGTGTGCGCGTACTCGAGGTCGCGCAGTTCACTTTCGTCCCGGCCGCGGGCGCGGTGCTCGCGGACTGGGGCGCCGAGGTGATCAAGATCGAGCATGCGGAGCGGGGCGACGCCCAGCGCGGGCTGTCGCGAGTGCTCGGCTACGCCGCAAACAGTGCCGGCTCATCGTTCTTTCCGATCATGGAGGGGCCGAACCGGGGCAAGCGCAGCGTCGGCCTCGCGCTCGAGAAGCCCGCCGCCCGACGGGTACTGGAGGAACTGATCCGCAGGAGCGATGTGTTCCTGACGAACTTCCTTCCCGACGCGCGGGCGAAACTGCGGATCAACGTCGAGGACGTGCGGGCGATCAACCCGGACATCATCTACGTCCGGGGCAGCGGCTTCGGCGCGCGTGGGGCAGAAGCGAGCAAGGGCGGGTACGACAGCACGGCCTTCTGGGCGCGTGGCGGGAGCGCCGCCGGTGTCACCCCGCCCGGCGCGGACCGGATGACGCGGATGCCCGCTGGCGCCTACGGGGACTCGATGGGCGGCATGACCATCGCCGGCGGCATCGCCGCCGCCCTCTACTCCCGCAAGATGACCGGGGAACCATCCGTCGTGGACGTCTCGCTGCTCGGTGTCGGCGCGTGGGCGACGCAGTTCACGGCCAACCTCGCGTTGCTCGCCGGTGGGCCGCTTCCGGTGAACACCCCGCCCCGGCACGGTTCGGCCACGAATCCGCTCATCGGTGCCTACCGCACCTCGGATGGACGCTGGCTCGAGTTGTCGATGCTGCAGCCCGGTCGATACTGGCCGGAATTCTGCCGACTGGCCGGTCGCGAGGAGTTGATCGACGACGAGCGGTTCGACAGCACCGAGAAGCTGATGGCGAACGCCGCGCCGGCCGCTGAACTCGTCGCCGAGATCATCGCGACGCGCCCGTTCGACGAATGGGTCGAGATCCTCGGTCGCGGTGAGGGCCAGTGGGCCGCCGTGCAGAACGCGTGGGAAGTCGGCCAGGATCCGTCGCTGCGAGCCAACGGTCTCATCGCCGCGGTCGTCGACGCCGACGGTATCGACCGGGAACTGATCGCCAATCCCGTCCAGTTCGACGAGACTCCGGTGACACTGACCCGGGCCCCGCAGTTCGCCGAACATACCGACGAGGTCCTGCGGGAACTCGGCATTACCGACGAGGAACTCATCGCGCTCAAGATCGACGGCGC is part of the Nocardia sp. NBC_00565 genome and encodes:
- a CDS encoding CaiB/BaiF CoA transferase family protein, giving the protein MHKPMAGVRVLEVAQFTFVPAAGAVLADWGAEVIKIEHAERGDAQRGLSRVLGYAANSAGSSFFPIMEGPNRGKRSVGLALEKPAARRVLEELIRRSDVFLTNFLPDARAKLRINVEDVRAINPDIIYVRGSGFGARGAEASKGGYDSTAFWARGGSAAGVTPPGADRMTRMPAGAYGDSMGGMTIAGGIAAALYSRKMTGEPSVVDVSLLGVGAWATQFTANLALLAGGPLPVNTPPRHGSATNPLIGAYRTSDGRWLELSMLQPGRYWPEFCRLAGREELIDDERFDSTEKLMANAAPAAELVAEIIATRPFDEWVEILGRGEGQWAAVQNAWEVGQDPSLRANGLIAAVVDADGIDRELIANPVQFDETPVTLTRAPQFAEHTDEVLRELGITDEELIALKIDGAVT